CTGCACTCCCCGCCCGGTACGGGGGTGCTGGACAAGATGGTGGCCTATGCCGCGGCGGAGGGCTCGCCCGAACAATACGCCCGCCGTCAGATAGCGGCCGGGGTGCATCTGCTGGTCTGGCTGGGACGCAACAACCGCAACGAGAGGGTGATCGCCGACGTAACAGAGATCGTAGACATGGACAGCGCCGGCATGCGGATCCGGACGAATTGCCTGTGGCAGCTGCCCGAAGGGCGCCGGTGGGCGCGGCCCGTCAGCCTCCCGCAGAACCCCGTGGTGGCAGCCCTGTACGACTCGGTGGGGGTCTCCCTTGACGACATGATCGAACCGCGCTCCGACCCGAACCTGCGGGTGGTGGACTCTGGGGGCGGGGAATGAACCCGACCGGGTGGATCGTCACGGTGACTGCTCTCGCCGGTGTGGGCCTCATCGTGTGGCCCGACCGCCGGCCGGTTCCCACACTGCTGGTGATGCGAGCCGCCCGGGCGCGTCAAATGGTGCGAGAAACCCGCCCGGCGACCGTGCTCGGCCCGGCAGGTGCGGTGACTACGGGAGCCACCGTCGCGGCGCGGTGGGGTATGGCCCTCGGGCTGGCCGCCATCATCCTCTACGGTGTCGGCTTGTGGGCCGTGGCGTTGCGGACCCGTAGCGCCCGTCGGCGGCGTAGGACAGAGCGGATGGCACGGCTGGCGACCGTGCTGCGGAACCAGTCGTCCACGGCGACCACCGTAGGGGAGGCACTGACCCGAGCCGCCCCGCTAGCGGCGGGAAGTGTCGGAGCGGCCGCCGCGGACCTGGCCCGCGGATATGAGGAAGGGGCCGTAGCCGAAGCCTGCCGTGCGTTCATCGAGGCCGTCCCGGTGACCGCGGCGGTTTGGCTCACCGACCTGCTGATGGCGTCCAAGCATGGCAGCGGGCAGGTGTCCAAAGTGTTGAGCGCGCTTGAGACCCTGGCCGCCGCGGACGCCGACAGCGCCCATCATTTCCACCGTCACGTCGCGGCGCAGATGATCCCCACAGTCATCGCGCTCGGCCTAGCGGTCGGGACCATCCTCGGGCTAGCAATGTGGCTGCCCTCCTACGGACAGTGGCTGCTGAGCCCCACCGGGCAAACGGCCGCGCTAATGGGGGCCACAGTAGTCGGCCTTATTTGTGCGCCCCTGTTCGCCGCGGCAGCAGCGGAGATGCGTTCATGATCTGGCTGGCGGTGGCCGCGCTGGTAGCGCTGGCGGTGGTGCTGGTACTGACCGATCCACCCGTATACCACGACGCCGAAGACGTCGCCGCGGCCGGTTGGAACGCCGCTATGTTCACTGCTCTGTCCGCCGTATGCGCCCTAGTCGTGGCTGTGGTCGTGTTCGCCCTCCTGGCAGCTACCACCGGGTCAAGAGCGGCACCAGCGGTCGGCGTGGCCGCTGGTGCCTGGATGCCGCTGCTGTTGCCCCCAGGGCTGCGGCGCGCGGTCCTCGACGCCCACAGTCGCCGCCAGTCCAGCGCTCTCCACTCGTGGCTGCGGCGGGTCCGTCTCTACACCGCCATCGGGATGCCCCTGCGTCAGGCCGCCGTGGAAGCTGCCCACCAGACCACCGAGCGGGCGTTCACACCCGTGGCGGCGGCTATCGCCACCGCCCTCGAAGGGGGAAGGGACCCCCTGACAGCCGCCGCTCAGAGAGTGAGCGGCTCAGCCGCCGAGACGTTGGTCGGAACCGTGGACGCGGTAGAGCGCAGCGGCGCCGCCAGCGCCGAACTCATAGACCATGTGATGGACCGTGCGATCTCCTTATACGCCACCAACGGCGCAGAACGGACCGACCGGCTCGGAAGGAGTACCCAGACACTCGGGACCATCATCGTCGCGGTGGCGGTAGCGATACTCATGTTCGGTATAGCCGCATCGGTCAACACCGGCGGCGTGGTGGCACCGTGAAGTAAGGAAGGAGAGGTAGTGGACAGACCAGTCGCGATAGTC
This is a stretch of genomic DNA from bacterium. It encodes these proteins:
- a CDS encoding type II secretion system F family protein; protein product: MIWLAVAALVALAVVLVLTDPPVYHDAEDVAAAGWNAAMFTALSAVCALVVAVVVFALLAATTGSRAAPAVGVAAGAWMPLLLPPGLRRAVLDAHSRRQSSALHSWLRRVRLYTAIGMPLRQAAVEAAHQTTERAFTPVAAAIATALEGGRDPLTAAAQRVSGSAAETLVGTVDAVERSGAASAELIDHVMDRAISLYATNGAERTDRLGRSTQTLGTIIVAVAVAILMFGIAASVNTGGVVAP